Below is a window of Yimella sp. cx-51 DNA.
AGCAATACCGCTGGCGGCACGGTGATGCAGTGGCGGTAGGCATGGTCTATGCCGCCGAACTCGCTTGTTATGCAGGGTTGTTGAGCCAAGACCTCGTGCAACGTCACCGCGATGTGCTCAGCTCGGTCGGTCTTCCGATCAGCTACGAGCCGGGACGCTGGGGTGAACTGCTCACCGTGATGGCTCGCGACAAGAAGACCCGCGGAGCCACCCTGCGCTTCGTCGCCCTGACCCACGTGGGCTCGCCGACCAGGCTGGAAGGCCCGGAGCCGTCGTGGTTGCGAGCCGCGTACGACGCGGTGAGCCTGCCGACCACCACGTCCTGCCCCCAGCCGGAGCAGGCTGGCTGACCTCGTCGGCCTTCGCGAGCGATGGGGCTACCAGCTGCTCGAGGAGACGGACCTCAGTTGGCCTGCGAGGTGGCCGACGGCGGCGCCGACCCTCCGACCGGGGCCGTGCCGAGCATGATCTCCTGGATCTGGCTACGCCACGGCTCACCGAGCACGCCCCAACCGTCCTGGTAGTCGTAGACCTCGCCCAGCGGTGTGCCCTTTCGGGTGCCGAGCATGAGCTCCACATCTCCGGGCTCGAGCAGCGACGGGTGGATGACCCCAACGGCTTCGCTTACTTTGAGCAGGTCGCGGCGCAGCGCAGCCAAGTACTTCGCCACCCGCTCGGCCTTCAGTTCAGGGTCGAGTCCACGTTCGAGCCATTTGTTCTGCGTGGCCACCCCGGTCGGGCACGTGCCCTTGTGGCACTTCTGGGTCTGCAGACAACCAAGCGCGAGCATGGGTTCGCGGGCCACGTTGACCATGTCGACCCCGAGCGCGAAGGCGACCGCGGCACTGCGGGGCAGGCCGAGCTTGCCGGAACCGATGAACGTGAGCTGATCGGTGATGCCCGCTCGCGCAAACCGGGCGTACACCCGGGTGAAGCCGATCAGGTAGGGCAACGCGACGGCGTCGGTGAACACCAGCGGGGCAGCGCCCGTGCCGCCTTCGCCGCCGTCGATGGTGACGAAATCAACGCCTCGTGCGCCCCCAGCCATGCTGCCCGCGAGGTCGTCCCAGAAGGTCATGTCGCCGACCGCTGACTTGATGCCGACCGGCAAGCCGGTGCGTTGTGCGATCAACTCGACGAAGTCGAGCATGCTGTCGACGTCGTTGAACTCCGCGTGGCGAGAGGGGCTGATGACGTCCTGACCGACGGGCACACCGCGGATCTGCGCGATCTCCTCGGTCACCTTCGCACCCGGCAGCACGCCGCCGAGGCCGGGCTTGGCGCCCTGCGAGAGCTTGATCTCGATCGCCCTCACCGGTGCTGATTGCACGAGGTCGACCAACCGCTCGAGATCGAAACGTCCCTGCTCGTCACGACATCCGAAATAGCCGGTGCCCACCTGGAAGACGAGATCTCCACCGTGCCGGTGATGCGCAGACAAGCCGCCTTCGCCGGTGTTGTGCATGGCGCCAGCAAGCTGGACGCCGCGGTTGAGCGCCTCGATCGCCCGGCCCGAGAGCGAGCCGAAGCTCATCGCCGAGACATTCACCAGGCTGTCCGGACGAAAGGCCTGGACGCGTCCGCGCGGTGCACCCAACACCTTGGCGCTGGGAAGGTGCACCTCGTCGCCGGCGTGGATGCCGGTCGGTGGGGGAGTCGGGGAGAAGGTGCGGTGCTTGATGATCGGGTAGCCCTCCTCGGTCTCGACGTTGTTGTCGGTGCCGAAGGCCACGTAATTGTTCTCGCCCTTGCACGAGGCGTAGATCCACGCGCGTTGATCACGGCTGAACGGCCGCTCCTCGTCGTTGGCGGCCACGATGTACTGACGCAGCTCCGGGCCGATCTTCTCGATGCCGTAGCGGGCGTGTCCGATGATCGGGAAGTTGCGCATCAGGGAGTGCTTGCGCTGCAACATGTCGTGGGCTGCGACGGCGGCGGCCGCCGCGGCGGGCACCGCTGCGAGGAGGGATCGCTTCATGGGTGCAGTCTGCCGCTGCGAGCGGTCATATGGGCCGATATCGGCGAGCATCACCGCACGTGGCAGTGGTGCGCATCGGACGCCGGTACGATGGGGCAGTTCCCGGGTCGACTGCCCTGTTGGCGAGCCCCGGACATCCGCAGACATCGACGACGAAAGTGATACCGCGCGTGGCATCCACGAACGACCTGAAAAACGGAATGGTGCTCAAGATCGACAACCAGTTGTGGTCGGTCGTCGAGTTCCAGCACGTGAAGCCCGGTAAGGGCCCGGCCTTCGTGCGCACCAAGCTCAAGAACGTCCTGTCGGGCAAGGGCGTTGACAAGACGTTCAACGCCGGCGTCAAGGTCGAGACGGCGAATGTCGACCGTTCCGACATGCAGTACCTCTACAAGGACGGCAACGACTTCGTCTTCATGGACACCAAGTCCTACGACCAGATCAACGTGCCTGCCGAGGTCGTCGGCGACGCCGCCAACTACCTGCTGGAGAACCAGGAAGCCATCGTCGCCCAGCACGAAGGCACCGTGCTCTACATCGAGCTCCCGGCTTCGGTCGTCCTGGAGATCACCCACACCGAGCCCGGCCTGCAGGGCGACCGCTCCAGCGGCGGCACCAAGCCGGCCACCGTCGAGACCGGGGCCGAGATCCAGGTGCCGCTCTTCCTCGAGACCGGCGTGAAGGTCAAGGTCGACACCCGCGACGGTTCTTACCTGGGTCGCGTCAACTGACGAATGGGCGCTCGCACCAAGGCGCGTAAGCGTGCCCTCGACCTGCTCTTCGAAGCCGAGCAGCGCAGCGTGAACGCTGTTGCGCTGCTCGACGAGCGCGTCGCCGCGCCCGTGACGCCCGCACCGCTGCCGGAATACACCGGCGTGCTGGTGCGTGGTGTCGTCCATCACTGGGTGGCGATCAACGACGCGCTCACCACGTACAGCAAGGACTGGCCGCTCGACCGCATGCCGGCCGTCGACCGCAACCTCCTTCGCATCGGCGCCTACGAGCTGCTCTTCAACGACGACGTGCCCGACAAGGTGGCGATCGCCGAATCCGTCGCTCTGGCAACGGAACTGTCGACGGATGAGTCGCCGAAGTTCGTCAACGGACTGTTGAACAGGCTCGCCGAGGTGAAGTCGACGCTCGTCTGAGCTCACTCCGTGCACCGACGCCCACCCATCGCCTTCGCGATCGGGTGGGCGCCTCCTTGGTGGGCCACTTCCGAACGAGTTCGACCGGACGGAGCGAAGAGGAGCGGTGTAGCAGTACGGGCCGGTAGCCTCACCCTCGTCATGCGGACCGGTGGGAGGACCATGAAGAAGTCGATCGACTGGCTGGTTTTCGTGTGCCTTCTCCTGGTCAGTGCGTGCACGAAGGTGTCGTCGGATCCGGTTCGTTTTGCACTCGTGAAGCGCGATCTGACTGCCGTTGTCCAACTTTCGGATCCGGGAATGAACAGTCTCGAGCGAGCGGGCTTCATCTTCGTCGGCGATGTGCCGACCCCCCGACTGGAGGAAGTGGCGAACACGGCCGTGAAGTTCGGCCCCAAGGTGAAGGAGTACGTGGCGCGTGCCCGACCGAGGGGAGGGATCCTCTTCTTGGTGCCGAGCAATGAGGAGAAATTCCAGTCGTGGTCGATGGAGAGCGCGGGGGATTACGACGGATTCACGATGTCCAGCGGCTCCGGAACCCCGTGGATCGTGCTCTCGCCGAATCTCTGGGTCGATGCTCCGGAGCCGAACTGGCGTGACGCGGTCATCGTGCATGAAATGGTGCACGCCTACACCGACCCACCCCGGTCGGTCGAGCCGTGGGTGCTGGAAGGTTTTGCGGAGATGGCCATGCAAGATCTCACCGGCGACTGGTGGCCGCCGACGGAATTCCCGCAGAAGGTATTCCTTCCCACCGATGAGCAGTTCAGCGGTGACGGAGAGGCCGCATATTTCTTGGCCGGCGACTTCTACGTGTACCTCAGCGAGGTCCATGGGATGGAGAAGGTGAACTCCTTCCACACCAAGGCTCTTTCGGTCAGCCCGGAGAGCGTGTTCAAGGAGGCCTTCGGCATCACCCTGGACGAGGCTGTCAAGGCGTGGCAGAAGGACTATGCCGAGCGGCTGCCGCAGATGGAGCAGGACTCCGCCGCCTGAGCCTCCCTCGACACGGCTGGGTATGCAACGCTTCGAGAGTGGGAACAGCCGGGGGAGTGGAGCTAGGCCGGAACGCCGGTGCAGGCGACGGCGTCCCAACTGTCGTGAGCACGGTCACCGATCTCCAGCAGGCGGCCCTGCGCCATGTCGGCAAGGCGCCACGTCGATCGCGTTGGGCGGTGATCGACGTCCTGCGCGGTGTCGCGATCGTGGCGGTGGTGCTCTTCCACCTCGTCTGGGATCTCGGCCATTTCGGGCTGATGGATCACTGGACACGCACGCCGGCCGGACGCATGACCGGGCATGTCATTGCGGGCACGTTCCTCTTCCTGACCGGTTTCAGTCTTGTGCTCGCTTCGCGGGGCGGTGTCAAGGCACGACCCTTCCTGCGGCGGTTGGGCAAGTTGCTGGCGTGTGCCTACGCCATCACGTTCGCAAGCGTCATCATCGCCCCGCCGTGGCTGGTGACTTTCGGAATCCTGCACGACATCGCGCTGACCAGCGTCCTACTGCTGCCCTTCCTTCGGGGATCCAAGCTCATCGCGATGGGCGCCGCCCTTCTCAGCTTCGCGCTCCCAGCGATGATCAGCATCGACTCCACCTCGCGCTGGCTGACCTGGACCGGCCTGACGCCGACGCTCTCACCCAGCCTGGACGTCCAACCGCTCTTCCCATTGTTCGGGGTATCACTTCTCGGGGTCGTGCTCGCCCGACTCGTGATCGAGCGAGCACAGTTGGAGTCGGCTCTCGCCAGCTGGGCGTCCGCAGACCCGCTCTCGACCACGATGCAGCGCTGGGGCAGGCACACTCTCGCGATCTACCTGTTGCACCAGCCCGTGCTCTTCGGGTTGTTGAACCTGCTGATCTGGACCGGACTGATCACCCCGCGAGCCTGATGGCGCGCTTGGTCGGCGCTCCAGGAGTGGCGATCGGATGGGCGCCGCGAGCCGGTTTATAGTGCAGGAGGTCCTGCGGCGGTCGTCCCGTGGATCTTCCTGAGCCGAGCAATCAGAGGGCACCTCTTCCATGACTTCGACCAGTCGAACGACATCCACGTCCGACCCGGTGACCGCACAGACCCATCAGACCAACCGACTGGCTGGCTGGGCGCCCCTCGCTCTCGGCACGGTCGGTGTGATCGTCATGCT
It encodes the following:
- a CDS encoding FMN-binding glutamate synthase family protein, with product MKRSLLAAVPAAAAAAVAAHDMLQRKHSLMRNFPIIGHARYGIEKIGPELRQYIVAANDEERPFSRDQRAWIYASCKGENNYVAFGTDNNVETEEGYPIIKHRTFSPTPPPTGIHAGDEVHLPSAKVLGAPRGRVQAFRPDSLVNVSAMSFGSLSGRAIEALNRGVQLAGAMHNTGEGGLSAHHRHGGDLVFQVGTGYFGCRDEQGRFDLERLVDLVQSAPVRAIEIKLSQGAKPGLGGVLPGAKVTEEIAQIRGVPVGQDVISPSRHAEFNDVDSMLDFVELIAQRTGLPVGIKSAVGDMTFWDDLAGSMAGGARGVDFVTIDGGEGGTGAAPLVFTDAVALPYLIGFTRVYARFARAGITDQLTFIGSGKLGLPRSAAVAFALGVDMVNVAREPMLALGCLQTQKCHKGTCPTGVATQNKWLERGLDPELKAERVAKYLAALRRDLLKVSEAVGVIHPSLLEPGDVELMLGTRKGTPLGEVYDYQDGWGVLGEPWRSQIQEIMLGTAPVGGSAPPSATSQAN
- the efp gene encoding elongation factor P, which gives rise to MASTNDLKNGMVLKIDNQLWSVVEFQHVKPGKGPAFVRTKLKNVLSGKGVDKTFNAGVKVETANVDRSDMQYLYKDGNDFVFMDTKSYDQINVPAEVVGDAANYLLENQEAIVAQHEGTVLYIELPASVVLEITHTEPGLQGDRSSGGTKPATVETGAEIQVPLFLETGVKVKVDTRDGSYLGRVN
- the nusB gene encoding transcription antitermination factor NusB, with the protein product MGARTKARKRALDLLFEAEQRSVNAVALLDERVAAPVTPAPLPEYTGVLVRGVVHHWVAINDALTTYSKDWPLDRMPAVDRNLLRIGAYELLFNDDVPDKVAIAESVALATELSTDESPKFVNGLLNRLAEVKSTLV
- a CDS encoding heparan-alpha-glucosaminide N-acetyltransferase — protein: MSTVTDLQQAALRHVGKAPRRSRWAVIDVLRGVAIVAVVLFHLVWDLGHFGLMDHWTRTPAGRMTGHVIAGTFLFLTGFSLVLASRGGVKARPFLRRLGKLLACAYAITFASVIIAPPWLVTFGILHDIALTSVLLLPFLRGSKLIAMGAALLSFALPAMISIDSTSRWLTWTGLTPTLSPSLDVQPLFPLFGVSLLGVVLARLVIERAQLESALASWASADPLSTTMQRWGRHTLAIYLLHQPVLFGLLNLLIWTGLITPRA